One genomic window of Blastopirellula retiformator includes the following:
- a CDS encoding class I SAM-dependent methyltransferase, producing MPDQHQQTNQSFYDRISGAYDFIADSSEHKAREMGQNNLGLQPGARVLEIGFGTGNSLIDLAKSVAPNGKVIGVDISPGMKKVAAEKIAKTDVADQIELHIGDARNLDFPPDSFDAAFMSFTLELFDEGDIPLVLKELLKSLKPGGKIGVVSMATVKTGDKASVLEKTYIWMHQHFPHIVDCQPIDVVTLVADAGFEIEKEIDMEIWSMPVRAAIGVKPA from the coding sequence ATGCCCGATCAACATCAGCAAACGAATCAATCGTTCTACGACCGTATCAGCGGCGCCTACGATTTCATCGCCGACTCCAGCGAGCACAAAGCTCGTGAGATGGGGCAAAACAATCTCGGCTTGCAGCCGGGGGCGCGCGTCTTGGAGATCGGCTTCGGCACCGGCAACTCCTTGATCGATCTGGCGAAGTCAGTCGCACCAAACGGCAAGGTGATCGGCGTCGACATCTCGCCCGGGATGAAGAAGGTGGCCGCAGAGAAGATCGCCAAGACCGACGTGGCTGATCAGATCGAACTACACATCGGCGATGCTCGGAATCTTGACTTTCCTCCTGACAGCTTTGACGCAGCTTTCATGAGCTTCACGCTCGAGCTATTTGACGAAGGGGACATTCCGCTGGTGTTGAAAGAACTGCTTAAGTCGCTGAAGCCGGGCGGTAAGATCGGCGTCGTTTCGATGGCGACCGTCAAGACTGGGGACAAAGCGAGCGTGCTGGAGAAGACCTACATCTGGATGCATCAGCACTTCCCGCACATCGTCGACTGTCAGCCGATCGATGTGGTGACGCTGGTCGCCGACGCTGGCTTTGAGATCGAAAAAGAAATCGACATGGAGATCTGGTCGATGCCAGTTCGCGCAGCCATTGGTGTGAAGCCCGCCTAG
- a CDS encoding glycosyltransferase family 2 protein, with protein MPDARLTDDSAIWIIVPAYNEAARIDQTLAPLCRAFSNVVVIDDGSTDATAEIAARSPVWVLRHLINSGQGAALQTGIDFALRQGAGIIVTFDADGQHDAGDVLRLVEPIRRREADIALGSRFLGKTIDMPWTRRVMLKGAVWFTRFFSQIAVTDTHNGFRALSRKAAETIRITQNRMAHASEILDQIRENQLQFCEVPVTIRYNVATLEKGQSNSAAMKIAAQFLLGRLVR; from the coding sequence TTGCCAGACGCCCGACTGACCGACGACTCGGCCATTTGGATCATCGTCCCGGCCTACAACGAGGCGGCTCGCATCGACCAGACGCTGGCGCCGCTGTGCCGCGCGTTTTCCAACGTGGTCGTGATCGACGACGGCTCGACGGACGCCACCGCCGAGATCGCCGCCAGATCGCCCGTTTGGGTTCTGCGGCATTTGATCAATTCGGGGCAAGGCGCGGCGCTACAGACCGGCATTGATTTCGCCCTCCGGCAAGGCGCCGGCATTATCGTGACGTTTGACGCCGATGGTCAGCATGACGCCGGCGACGTGCTTCGCTTGGTGGAACCGATTCGCCGTCGAGAGGCGGACATCGCGCTGGGATCGCGATTTTTGGGCAAGACGATCGACATGCCTTGGACGCGCCGCGTGATGCTGAAAGGCGCCGTCTGGTTCACTCGCTTCTTTTCGCAGATCGCGGTGACTGACACGCACAACGGATTCCGGGCTCTGTCGCGCAAGGCGGCCGAGACTATCCGGATCACCCAGAATCGTATGGCGCATGCGTCGGAGATCCTGGACCAAATTCGCGAGAATCAACTCCAGTTTTGCGAAGTGCCGGTCACGATTCGTTATAACGTGGCGACCTTGGAGAAAGGGCAAAGTAATTCCGCGGCGATGAAAATCGCCGCCCAATTTCTGCTGGGGAGGCTTGTGCGGTGA
- a CDS encoding pyridoxamine 5'-phosphate oxidase family protein has protein sequence MWFVTNADDPKVEEIAANPQVNVCYGSPSHDDFVSLSSKAEIVKDRKKIEGLWNDHLNDWFPDGPETSDLALIRVDVHEAEYWKHHSRGVKGAVRSLFTKKSEEENHEKITWEEHVAVTS, from the coding sequence ATCTGGTTCGTGACGAACGCCGATGACCCGAAGGTCGAGGAAATCGCCGCCAATCCCCAGGTCAACGTTTGCTACGGGTCTCCGTCCCACGACGACTTCGTTTCGCTTTCCAGCAAAGCGGAGATCGTGAAAGACCGGAAGAAAATCGAAGGTCTCTGGAATGATCACCTCAATGATTGGTTCCCAGACGGTCCCGAAACGTCCGACTTGGCGCTGATTCGCGTTGACGTCCACGAAGCCGAGTATTGGAAACATCACTCCCGCGGCGTCAAGGGAGCGGTTCGTTCGCTGTTCACCAAGAAGAGCGAAGAGGAAAACCACGAGAAAATTACGTGGGAAGAGCACGTGGCGGTTACGTCGTAG
- a CDS encoding cupin domain-containing protein encodes MQIADLLASVPSNLPEELLETLLETDSVRIERIVSHGHVSEPGFWYDQQEHEWVLLLQGAARLEISEQSQPIELHPGQAVLLSAHQRHRVAWTTPEEPTVWLAIFFR; translated from the coding sequence ATGCAAATCGCAGACCTACTGGCCAGTGTGCCGTCGAATCTGCCTGAAGAGTTGCTGGAGACGTTGCTCGAAACCGATTCGGTGCGTATCGAGCGAATCGTTTCGCACGGACATGTTTCAGAGCCAGGTTTCTGGTACGACCAGCAGGAGCATGAATGGGTGTTGCTATTGCAAGGCGCCGCTCGCTTGGAGATTTCGGAACAGTCGCAGCCGATTGAGCTTCATCCTGGCCAAGCGGTCTTGCTGTCGGCGCATCAGCGACATCGAGTCGCCTGGACGACGCCCGAGGAACCGACGGTCTGGCTGGCGATCTTTTTTCGCTAG
- a CDS encoding HAD family hydrolase, with product MSYPAIEFFYFDLGNVLLYFDHDLACRQMAQVADASVEEVRDVVFFSGMQVRYETGEIDTAGFHEYFCQRTERRPDMTALARAASDIFEPNHPVIEIAQALHAQSRRLGILSNTCACHWEFCIDGRYPFLRDCFEQYVLSYEAKSMKPDAGIYRAAISQAGVAAESIFFVDDRPENVAGALECGLDAVLYSGADRLRADLVERGFALG from the coding sequence ATGAGCTACCCCGCAATCGAGTTCTTCTATTTCGATCTCGGCAACGTCCTGCTTTATTTTGATCACGACCTGGCTTGCCGGCAGATGGCCCAGGTTGCCGACGCCTCGGTAGAAGAGGTGCGTGACGTCGTCTTCTTCAGCGGCATGCAGGTTCGCTACGAAACCGGCGAGATCGATACGGCCGGTTTTCACGAATACTTCTGCCAGCGGACTGAGCGGCGGCCTGACATGACGGCGCTCGCCCGGGCGGCCAGTGATATCTTTGAGCCGAATCATCCGGTGATTGAAATCGCGCAGGCGCTGCACGCCCAGTCACGCCGCTTGGGGATCTTGTCGAACACCTGCGCGTGTCACTGGGAGTTTTGCATCGATGGCCGGTATCCGTTTCTCCGCGACTGCTTTGAGCAATATGTCTTGAGCTATGAAGCGAAGTCGATGAAGCCGGACGCAGGGATTTACCGCGCGGCGATTTCGCAGGCTGGGGTCGCTGCGGAGTCGATCTTCTTTGTCGACGATCGTCCGGAAAATGTGGCGGGGGCGCTGGAATGCGGACTCGACGCCGTTCTCTATAGCGGCGCAGACCGGTTACGCGCCGATCTGGTGGAACGCGGCTTTGCGTTGGGTTAG
- a CDS encoding Hsp20/alpha crystallin family protein, with protein MVRAITSYQPRSFADLRREMDGLFGALLNNDTPSAVASWMPALNVAESEAAYEVSVEIPGMSPENVNVELKEGVLKISGERQQVEETNDKKFHRVEQTYGKFERSLRLSAPVDEDNVTAEYQHGILNVTVPKAEKALPKKIEVTTK; from the coding sequence ATGGTCCGTGCAATTACTAGCTATCAGCCCCGTTCTTTTGCTGACCTGCGTCGTGAAATGGATGGCCTGTTCGGCGCGCTGCTCAACAACGACACGCCGTCAGCGGTCGCTTCGTGGATGCCGGCGCTCAACGTCGCCGAATCGGAAGCCGCCTACGAAGTCTCGGTAGAGATCCCCGGCATGTCGCCTGAGAACGTCAACGTCGAATTGAAAGAAGGCGTGCTGAAGATCTCCGGCGAACGCCAACAGGTGGAAGAAACCAACGACAAGAAATTCCACCGCGTTGAGCAGACCTACGGCAAGTTCGAGCGCAGCCTACGGCTCTCGGCCCCGGTCGACGAAGACAACGTCACCGCCGAGTACCAACATGGCATTTTGAACGTGACCGTTCCGAAGGCCGAAAAGGCGCTGCCGAAGAAAATTGAAGTGACCACGAAGTAA
- a CDS encoding response regulator: protein MTGMNKKVLHVDDDPQILRIVGKQLSNAGYEVISLDQPEKAMKTLLDSSIRVCILDIEMPRINGLDLLRDIKQYDGGIQVIMLTGLVTLSTVLDSMRFGAEGCLFKPVTEFEPLIEVLTAAFEKNERWWIALHDLKQRQLA, encoded by the coding sequence ATGACCGGAATGAACAAGAAGGTGCTTCACGTCGACGATGATCCGCAGATTCTGCGAATCGTCGGTAAACAGTTATCCAATGCTGGATACGAAGTGATTTCTCTGGACCAGCCGGAGAAAGCGATGAAAACTCTGCTCGACAGTTCGATTCGAGTTTGCATTCTTGATATCGAAATGCCGCGAATCAACGGTTTGGATTTGTTGCGGGACATCAAGCAATACGATGGCGGAATTCAGGTCATCATGTTGACCGGTCTCGTCACGCTATCGACGGTGCTCGATTCAATGCGATTTGGGGCCGAAGGCTGCTTGTTTAAGCCGGTTACGGAATTTGAGCCGTTGATCGAAGTGTTGACCGCGGCGTTTGAAAAGAACGAGCGTTGGTGGATCGCCTTGCACGACTTGAAACAACGTCAACTTGCCTAA
- a CDS encoding 3-keto-disaccharide hydrolase has protein sequence MSRFCFALPLVMLFAASLSAADAVSLFDGKTLDGWEGKAEWFRVEDGAIVAGTLEKLITNNEFLCTKQEYGDFELTFEAKLVGQGTNAGVQFRSQRIPNHHEMIGFQCDIGRSPARVIWGSLYDESRRKKFMAEGPAEEVAKIVKQGEWNQLKVRCEGAKIQIWVNGLKTVDYTEEDASIPRTGLIGLQIHSGPAAEASYRNLRLKKL, from the coding sequence ATGTCTCGTTTTTGCTTTGCGCTGCCGCTGGTGATGTTGTTCGCCGCTTCATTGTCTGCAGCGGATGCCGTTTCTTTGTTTGACGGCAAGACGCTGGATGGTTGGGAAGGGAAGGCGGAATGGTTTCGGGTGGAGGATGGCGCGATCGTCGCCGGTACGCTGGAAAAGTTGATTACGAACAACGAGTTTCTGTGCACCAAACAAGAGTATGGCGACTTTGAGCTTACCTTCGAGGCGAAGCTGGTCGGGCAGGGGACCAACGCCGGGGTGCAGTTTCGCAGTCAGCGAATTCCGAACCACCACGAGATGATCGGTTTCCAGTGCGACATCGGTCGTTCGCCGGCCCGCGTGATTTGGGGGTCGCTGTACGATGAGTCGCGCCGCAAGAAGTTCATGGCGGAAGGACCGGCCGAGGAAGTCGCCAAGATCGTGAAGCAGGGAGAATGGAACCAGTTGAAGGTTCGCTGCGAAGGGGCCAAGATTCAGATTTGGGTTAACGGACTAAAGACGGTCGACTACACCGAAGAGGACGCATCAATTCCGCGAACCGGGCTGATTGGCTTGCAGATCCATAGCGGACCGGCCGCCGAAGCGTCGTATCGTAATTTACGGCTGAAAAAACTATGA
- a CDS encoding DUF1559 domain-containing protein, producing MTRKRGFTLVELLVVIAIIGVLIALLLPAVQQAREAARRMACSNNMKQMGLALHNYHDTFGTLPPVSVARPGNTYHGPSAFVMVLPFIEQTNLYDQIKTASSNFGGTFWLGSSGAAALRGVMDGQAVEAYWCPSSPLERFRVTSTSYPELIPQTDYVLMSGSDLHSTTDTNASAASSYSDGGVFRNQVGVKIRDITDGTSNTFAVAEQSGFTTDGTNMQFDARSAPSSGWVMGSKSQLRPTGTADSWSADDRCWNTTTLRQGIGTKIIGGGWAKGEACNKPVQSAHPGGTLVVVSDASVRFLPSTTDLTVAKRLADRDDGYAVQFP from the coding sequence ATGACTCGGAAACGTGGATTCACGTTGGTTGAACTGTTGGTCGTGATAGCCATTATCGGCGTGCTTATCGCCTTGCTATTGCCGGCTGTGCAACAGGCCCGTGAAGCGGCGCGGCGAATGGCCTGCAGCAACAACATGAAGCAGATGGGACTCGCGTTACATAACTATCACGATACGTTCGGAACGCTGCCGCCGGTTTCGGTCGCCCGACCTGGTAACACGTACCACGGCCCTTCCGCCTTCGTGATGGTGTTGCCGTTCATTGAGCAAACGAATCTCTACGATCAAATTAAGACCGCTTCGAGCAACTTCGGCGGTACGTTCTGGCTAGGTTCGAGCGGCGCTGCTGCGCTGCGAGGTGTGATGGACGGTCAAGCTGTGGAAGCTTATTGGTGTCCATCGAGCCCGCTGGAACGCTTCCGCGTTACTTCTACGTCGTACCCAGAATTGATTCCGCAGACCGACTACGTGCTGATGTCGGGCAGCGATTTGCATTCGACGACCGACACCAACGCCAGCGCCGCGAGCAGCTATTCCGACGGCGGCGTTTTTCGCAATCAGGTTGGCGTCAAAATTCGCGACATCACCGATGGCACTTCCAATACCTTCGCCGTCGCCGAGCAGTCGGGCTTTACGACCGACGGAACGAACATGCAGTTTGACGCTCGCTCGGCGCCGTCGAGCGGTTGGGTGATGGGGTCGAAGTCGCAGTTGCGACCGACCGGAACGGCCGACTCCTGGTCAGCGGACGATCGCTGCTGGAACACGACGACGCTGCGTCAGGGGATCGGCACGAAGATTATTGGCGGCGGCTGGGCCAAAGGAGAGGCCTGCAACAAACCGGTTCAATCGGCGCATCCTGGCGGCACGCTGGTCGTCGTTTCGGACGCCTCGGTTCGATTCCTCCCTTCGACGACCGATCTGACCGTCGCCAAGCGACTGGCCGATCGAGACGACGGATACGCGGTGCAATTTCCGTAA
- a CDS encoding DUF420 domain-containing protein: MLTLIAQNYGFLPTRGSVMLDFVFLAMFGVIVIMGASIGLVRFRRMYNLHKWLQIILGVVLLLAVLAFEVDMRFFTNWRELAEPSPYYASGTVDWSLYIHLAFAIPTPLLWVYVIVMAVRKFPAPVMPNSYSDTHKFWARIAAIGMTMTAVTGWIFYYLGFVAS, encoded by the coding sequence ATGCTCACGCTGATCGCGCAAAACTATGGATTTCTGCCGACCCGTGGTTCGGTGATGCTCGACTTCGTCTTTCTGGCGATGTTTGGGGTGATCGTCATTATGGGGGCCAGTATTGGGCTGGTTCGCTTTCGGCGAATGTACAATCTGCACAAATGGCTGCAGATCATTCTCGGCGTGGTGCTGCTATTGGCGGTGCTGGCGTTTGAGGTCGATATGCGGTTTTTCACCAACTGGCGAGAACTGGCCGAGCCGTCGCCGTACTACGCTTCGGGAACGGTCGACTGGAGTCTCTACATTCACTTGGCGTTCGCCATTCCGACCCCGCTACTCTGGGTCTACGTGATCGTGATGGCGGTTCGCAAATTCCCGGCGCCGGTCATGCCCAACAGCTACAGCGATACGCACAAGTTCTGGGCCCGGATCGCGGCGATCGGAATGACGATGACTGCGGTGACGGGGTGGATCTTTTACTATTTGGGGTTTGTGGCAAGCTAA
- a CDS encoding DUF2304 domain-containing protein, with the protein MTPFQWIAITFIIGAAGYELVIIRQQRSVRLFGLFRGVIWFAAALAILFPNQIGRLASLVGIGRGADVILYSFVLVFLATTFYFYSRYLRLQRQITDVVRYMAIQEATRGTEEQTLEEV; encoded by the coding sequence GTGACGCCGTTTCAGTGGATTGCGATCACGTTCATTATCGGCGCGGCCGGGTACGAACTCGTAATTATCCGCCAGCAGCGTTCGGTGAGGCTGTTTGGGTTGTTTCGCGGCGTGATTTGGTTTGCCGCGGCGCTGGCGATCTTGTTCCCCAATCAGATCGGACGGTTAGCGTCGTTGGTCGGAATCGGCCGTGGCGCCGATGTGATTCTCTATTCGTTCGTGCTGGTCTTTCTGGCGACCACTTTCTATTTCTACTCGCGCTATTTGCGATTGCAGCGTCAGATCACCGACGTCGTTCGCTACATGGCGATTCAGGAAGCGACGCGCGGTACGGAAGAGCAGACGCTGGAAGAAGTCTAG
- a CDS encoding 2-isopropylmalate synthase gives MSNERTIKIFDTTLRDGEQSPGASMNLPEKMEIAQALVDLGVDIIEAGFPIASPGDFEAVHEIASNIRGATICGLARCNERDIDRAWEALKTAKSPRIHVFLATSAIHREFKLKMTPDEIAARAIEGVSRAASYCDDVEFSPEDAARTEPDFLCRVVEEAIKAGATTVNIPDTVGYATPTHMGRVISDLVNRVPNIGDAVIAVHCHNDLGLAVANSLAAVEAGAGQIECTINGIGERAGNCALEEIVMAMRTRHDYYKVDTRINTERLVPTSRLVSSVTGMQVQRNKAIVGRNAFAHESGIHQDGMLKEPTTYEIMRPEDVGFAKTDLVLGKHSGRAALADRAKGLGYHLSGEQLQVVFEKFKELADKKKDIYDGDISALCEQQIRGSDLTKEWSLVSLEVSSGTKRQPNVKMTLKHAGEEHSAEVAEGDGPIDAAFWAVERITGVKLNCKDFQVRSATLGRDAQGTVTVDIEHEGSIFRGRGVSTDTVESTVLAILDAVNRICWKAAKPAAAT, from the coding sequence ATGTCCAACGAACGCACCATCAAGATCTTTGACACCACGCTCCGCGACGGCGAGCAATCTCCCGGCGCCAGCATGAACTTGCCCGAGAAGATGGAGATCGCCCAGGCGCTGGTCGACCTGGGAGTCGACATCATCGAGGCCGGCTTCCCGATCGCCTCGCCCGGCGACTTTGAAGCGGTTCATGAAATCGCCAGCAACATCCGCGGCGCCACGATCTGCGGCTTGGCTCGCTGCAACGAGCGTGACATCGACCGGGCCTGGGAAGCGCTCAAGACCGCCAAGTCTCCCCGGATCCATGTATTTCTCGCTACCAGCGCGATCCATCGCGAGTTCAAACTGAAGATGACCCCCGACGAAATCGCCGCCCGGGCGATCGAAGGAGTCTCGCGAGCGGCCAGCTATTGCGACGATGTTGAATTCTCGCCGGAAGACGCCGCTCGAACCGAGCCTGACTTCCTCTGCCGCGTCGTCGAAGAGGCGATCAAAGCGGGCGCCACCACCGTCAACATTCCCGATACCGTCGGCTACGCCACGCCAACCCACATGGGTCGCGTCATCAGCGACTTGGTCAATCGGGTACCGAACATCGGCGACGCCGTCATTGCGGTTCACTGCCACAACGACCTGGGCTTGGCGGTCGCCAACAGTTTGGCCGCCGTCGAAGCGGGCGCCGGTCAGATCGAATGTACGATCAACGGCATCGGCGAACGAGCCGGCAACTGTGCGTTGGAAGAAATCGTGATGGCGATGCGGACTCGCCACGACTACTACAAGGTCGATACCCGCATCAACACCGAGCGTCTCGTCCCGACCAGCCGCTTGGTATCGAGCGTCACCGGCATGCAGGTGCAGCGCAACAAGGCGATCGTCGGTCGCAATGCGTTCGCGCATGAGTCCGGCATTCACCAAGACGGGATGCTGAAAGAGCCGACCACCTACGAAATCATGCGTCCCGAAGACGTTGGTTTCGCCAAGACCGACCTGGTGCTCGGCAAACATAGCGGCCGCGCCGCGTTGGCCGATCGGGCGAAAGGGCTCGGCTATCACCTCAGCGGCGAGCAGTTGCAGGTCGTCTTTGAAAAGTTCAAAGAGTTGGCCGACAAGAAGAAGGATATCTACGACGGCGATATTTCGGCCCTCTGCGAACAACAGATCCGCGGCAGCGATCTGACCAAGGAATGGTCGCTCGTCTCGCTCGAGGTTTCTTCCGGCACCAAACGCCAGCCGAACGTCAAAATGACGCTGAAGCATGCCGGCGAAGAGCATTCGGCCGAAGTCGCCGAAGGAGACGGCCCGATCGACGCCGCCTTCTGGGCGGTCGAACGGATCACCGGCGTCAAGCTGAACTGCAAAGACTTCCAGGTCCGCAGCGCCACCTTGGGCCGCGATGCGCAAGGAACCGTGACCGTCGACATCGAGCACGAAGGTTCGATCTTCCGCGGTCGCGGCGTCTCGACTGATACCGTCGAGTCGACCGTCCTGGCGATCCTGGACGCGGTCAATCGCATCTGCTGGAAAGCGGCCAAACCGGCTGCCGCCACCTAG
- a CDS encoding tetratricopeptide repeat protein: MDSLKISPAQWRNVGFSLLLTLVVAIAYGNSFRGEFVLDDAAYLDVEQDPDLTNLLGRIWAVLSGRVRSVGSLGFTLNYWLIGESPAAFHVGNFLVHLATALLLFDLVRRLLAAPYFQDRYTQVAAPLAFSVAVIWAVHPLATMGVTYLIQRFESQAALFYLLTLYCVTRSCLTNNWRWALAAIFASGLAMGTKETAISAPLIAIAIDRAMFSASWSETLRRRGWAYAGMLLVTAYFGVNLLPAFQTGTTLHASVTGLDQVTRWEYLCTESQVITHYLRLAAFPYPLCFDYQWPIARSFSQYAASGAFVVALLGLTFYSLWRRPPIGVVGLMFFFVLAPSSSFVPIADPAFEYRMYLPLACVVLLAVMAGYELWSRFGSANGWGRYVPIAAVSIITIGFVGMTLQRNRIYRTAETVWRSVVELQPDHIRANHNLAKILKDTGRVDEAIAILENSRQRVLGDPAAAGALDVELAEIAVWQGRLAESQSRFRLAIDGFAEIENPSSEVLRRSAEAHIGLGAVLQQAGDHAAAAEMFVTATELRPGLYPQANGMAGISLREVGDLEVAERQLQQAVSRSGPDQPWPRELAIVQFLQGDLQEAAGAFELWLAEHPDDYEIMLRLAWLRAAAEQDDVRDLTKAKRLIETLLVQLGPQLPLVDLAATVFAAEGNYAEATRLCESAIAQQRAMGVDPAALEARLELFENERPYRSARPGELY, from the coding sequence ATGGACAGTCTGAAAATTTCCCCCGCCCAGTGGCGCAACGTTGGATTCTCGTTATTGCTGACGCTGGTCGTCGCCATCGCCTACGGCAATAGTTTTCGCGGCGAGTTCGTATTGGACGACGCCGCCTACTTGGATGTCGAGCAAGATCCGGACCTGACGAACCTGTTGGGAAGAATCTGGGCCGTCTTGTCGGGACGGGTTCGCTCGGTTGGAAGTCTCGGGTTTACGCTTAACTATTGGTTGATCGGCGAATCGCCGGCGGCGTTTCATGTCGGTAACTTTCTCGTTCATCTGGCGACGGCGCTGCTGCTGTTTGACCTGGTGCGACGTCTGCTGGCGGCGCCCTACTTTCAAGATCGCTATACGCAGGTCGCCGCGCCGCTGGCGTTTTCGGTGGCCGTGATCTGGGCGGTACATCCGCTGGCGACGATGGGGGTGACCTATTTGATTCAACGATTCGAATCACAGGCGGCCTTGTTCTATCTGCTGACGCTTTACTGTGTGACGCGGAGTTGCTTGACCAACAACTGGCGCTGGGCGCTGGCGGCGATCTTTGCGAGCGGGCTGGCGATGGGAACCAAGGAGACGGCGATCTCGGCGCCATTGATTGCGATCGCCATCGACCGAGCGATGTTTTCCGCCAGTTGGAGCGAAACGCTTCGCCGGCGCGGTTGGGCGTACGCCGGAATGCTGTTGGTGACCGCCTACTTTGGCGTGAACTTGCTGCCGGCATTTCAAACTGGAACCACGCTGCATGCTTCGGTCACGGGACTTGATCAGGTGACCCGGTGGGAGTATCTCTGTACCGAATCGCAGGTGATCACGCACTACCTGCGACTGGCGGCGTTCCCGTATCCCCTTTGTTTCGATTACCAGTGGCCGATTGCGCGTAGCTTCAGTCAGTATGCGGCGAGCGGAGCCTTCGTCGTGGCGCTGTTGGGGCTGACGTTTTATTCACTGTGGCGGCGGCCGCCGATCGGCGTGGTCGGACTGATGTTTTTTTTCGTGCTCGCGCCGTCGTCCAGCTTCGTGCCCATCGCCGATCCGGCGTTTGAGTATCGGATGTACTTGCCGCTGGCCTGCGTGGTGTTGTTGGCCGTAATGGCTGGCTACGAACTGTGGAGTCGCTTTGGTAGTGCGAACGGCTGGGGCCGGTACGTGCCGATTGCAGCGGTCTCTATCATCACGATCGGGTTCGTCGGCATGACGCTGCAGCGAAATCGGATCTATCGCACCGCCGAGACCGTCTGGCGTAGCGTCGTCGAACTGCAGCCCGATCATATCCGGGCCAATCACAACTTGGCGAAGATCTTGAAGGATACCGGTCGAGTCGACGAGGCGATCGCGATTCTAGAAAACTCTCGCCAGCGGGTCTTGGGGGATCCCGCAGCCGCCGGTGCGCTGGATGTCGAGCTTGCCGAGATCGCCGTTTGGCAAGGCCGACTTGCCGAGTCGCAATCTCGGTTTCGCCTGGCGATTGACGGCTTCGCAGAGATCGAAAACCCGAGCAGCGAAGTCCTGCGGCGGAGCGCCGAAGCTCACATCGGCTTGGGGGCGGTGCTGCAGCAAGCGGGCGACCATGCGGCAGCGGCGGAAATGTTCGTCACCGCGACCGAGTTGCGTCCAGGGCTTTATCCGCAAGCCAACGGAATGGCCGGAATTTCTCTGCGCGAGGTAGGGGATTTGGAGGTTGCGGAGCGCCAGCTGCAGCAGGCCGTTTCGCGATCCGGACCTGATCAACCGTGGCCGAGAGAACTGGCGATCGTCCAGTTTTTGCAAGGAGACCTGCAGGAAGCGGCCGGCGCGTTTGAGCTTTGGCTGGCAGAGCATCCCGACGACTACGAGATCATGTTGCGATTGGCCTGGCTCCGCGCAGCAGCTGAACAGGATGATGTGCGCGACCTTACAAAAGCGAAACGGCTGATCGAAACGTTGCTCGTTCAACTCGGACCACAGTTGCCATTGGTTGATCTTGCGGCTACTGTTTTTGCAGCAGAAGGCAACTACGCCGAAGCGACGCGTCTCTGCGAATCGGCGATCGCTCAGCAACGCGCCATGGGGGTCGATCCTGCGGCGCTGGAAGCTCGATTGGAGCTCTTTGAAAACGAACGTCCGTATCGTTCGGCGCGGCCTGGAGAGCTGTATTGA